The following proteins come from a genomic window of Alicyclobacillus dauci:
- the argH gene encoding argininosuccinate lyase: protein MKLWGGRFQEDIDALVLQYTSSISFDARLAPYDVAGSIAHARMLAECGIISAAEGRQIIEGLESLASEIAAGDVTFRLDDEDIHMNIERLLTERIGPVAGKLHTGRSRNDQVALDMHLFARDAANDILDAVKELQGALFAKAEQNLDVIVPGFTHLQRAQPILFAHHLLAYVWMLDRDKARLVHLLQQIDRMPLGAGALAGTTFPIDRQMVASELAFSRLYENSLDAVSDRDYILELLFTTATIMTHLSRLSEELVLWSSEEFGWVELADRYATGSSMMPQKKNPDVPELIRGKSGRVIGHLMGLFTVVKGLPLAYNKDLQEDKEGAFDAVDTVIPALKLMAGTISTMEVRRQRLATAFARDFSNATDLADYLVRKGIPFREAHAIVGELVQLAISKGTNLTGLSLDTLQAKSSVIEEDVFTVLDPQVVVEARQSRGGTASSAVKLQLALAREACGIE from the coding sequence ATGAAGCTTTGGGGAGGACGGTTTCAAGAAGACATCGATGCGCTTGTCCTTCAGTACACGTCGTCCATCTCCTTCGATGCCAGACTTGCACCGTATGACGTGGCTGGGTCCATAGCGCACGCGCGTATGCTTGCGGAGTGTGGCATTATCTCTGCTGCTGAAGGTCGCCAAATTATTGAAGGACTCGAATCCCTCGCCAGCGAGATCGCGGCGGGGGACGTTACCTTTCGGCTCGATGACGAAGATATCCACATGAACATTGAACGGTTGTTGACGGAGCGCATCGGTCCAGTCGCTGGTAAACTGCACACCGGCCGCAGCCGTAATGACCAAGTCGCCCTTGACATGCACTTGTTCGCGCGGGACGCCGCAAATGACATTTTGGACGCGGTGAAAGAGTTACAAGGGGCTCTGTTTGCGAAAGCGGAGCAAAATCTGGATGTCATCGTACCTGGCTTTACGCATTTACAGCGGGCGCAGCCGATTTTGTTCGCCCACCACCTGCTCGCGTACGTATGGATGCTCGATCGGGATAAAGCGAGACTCGTTCACCTCTTGCAGCAAATTGACCGCATGCCCCTCGGTGCTGGCGCTTTGGCTGGGACGACGTTCCCTATCGACAGACAAATGGTGGCTTCGGAGCTCGCGTTCTCACGCCTCTATGAAAACTCGCTCGACGCTGTATCGGATCGAGATTACATACTCGAACTGCTGTTCACGACGGCGACGATCATGACGCATCTGTCACGGCTCAGTGAGGAGCTTGTATTGTGGTCTTCGGAGGAGTTTGGGTGGGTCGAACTGGCCGATAGATACGCCACGGGCTCCAGTATGATGCCGCAAAAGAAAAACCCCGATGTGCCGGAGCTCATTCGCGGTAAGTCCGGGCGTGTCATTGGCCACTTGATGGGTCTTTTCACAGTGGTGAAAGGATTGCCCCTGGCCTATAACAAGGACTTGCAGGAAGACAAAGAAGGTGCGTTTGACGCCGTTGACACAGTCATTCCGGCGCTGAAACTGATGGCTGGCACAATCTCCACCATGGAGGTGAGACGACAACGCTTAGCTACAGCCTTCGCCAGGGATTTCTCCAACGCCACCGATCTCGCCGACTACCTCGTGCGAAAGGGGATTCCGTTTCGCGAAGCACACGCCATAGTCGGGGAACTGGTTCAACTGGCCATCTCGAAGGGCACAAATTTGACTGGGCTCTCACTGGACACACTTCAGGCCAAGTCGTCTGTCATTGAAGAGGATGTGTTCACTGTCTTGGATCCGCAAGTGGTTGTCGAGGCCAGGCAGTCTCGTGGGGGAACGGCTTCATCTGCCGTCAAATTGCAATTAGCACTTGCTCGCGAAGCGTGCGGGATAGAATGA
- a CDS encoding argininosuccinate synthase, whose translation MKEKLVLAYSGGLDTSVSIPWITDHYGYDVIAMCVDVGEGQNLDVVQQKAVKVGAVKSYRIDAKERFASQFIAPALKANALYEGKYPLASALSRPLIAQLLVEVAAAEGAAAVAHGCTGKGNDQVRFEVSINALAPQLKVVAPVREWGFTRDEEIRYAEEHNVPIPVNLDNPFSIDANLWGRAIECGVLENPWEAAPEEAFLWTTSPEQAPNEAEEIIIQFEQGVPVALNGTHLELHALIQQLNAICGKHGVGRIDHVENRLVGIKSREVYESPAGKVLITAHQELEHLTLTREVLQYKMGLELEYSKLIYNGLWFSPLKTAFDAFINATQTHVSGEVRVKLYKGQAQVTGRQSPYSLYRHDLATYTTGDTFDHMAAVGFISLWGLPTSVHALLHAKPSDGSELNQSTVSVVAANTQEGSAAV comes from the coding sequence ATGAAGGAAAAACTCGTACTCGCTTATTCGGGTGGACTGGACACGTCCGTGTCGATCCCGTGGATTACGGATCATTACGGCTATGACGTAATAGCCATGTGTGTAGATGTTGGCGAAGGGCAAAATCTTGATGTGGTTCAGCAGAAGGCCGTGAAAGTTGGGGCGGTGAAGTCGTACCGGATCGACGCCAAGGAGCGCTTCGCGAGCCAGTTCATCGCGCCTGCGCTCAAGGCGAACGCGTTGTACGAGGGCAAGTACCCGCTGGCTTCCGCACTGTCGCGTCCGCTCATCGCGCAGTTGTTGGTTGAGGTCGCCGCGGCCGAAGGGGCAGCCGCTGTTGCTCACGGCTGTACGGGCAAAGGGAATGACCAAGTCCGTTTTGAAGTCTCCATCAACGCTTTGGCCCCGCAGCTCAAAGTCGTGGCGCCCGTTCGTGAGTGGGGCTTTACCCGTGATGAGGAAATTCGCTATGCCGAGGAACACAACGTGCCAATTCCCGTGAACCTCGACAATCCGTTCAGCATTGACGCGAATCTCTGGGGTCGCGCCATCGAGTGCGGTGTCCTCGAGAATCCCTGGGAGGCGGCCCCGGAAGAGGCATTCTTGTGGACCACTTCACCGGAACAGGCGCCGAATGAGGCGGAAGAAATCATCATTCAGTTTGAACAGGGTGTGCCCGTCGCGTTGAATGGGACGCACCTGGAGTTGCACGCACTCATTCAACAGTTGAATGCGATTTGTGGGAAGCACGGTGTTGGCCGGATCGATCACGTTGAAAATCGCCTCGTTGGCATTAAGTCTCGTGAAGTCTATGAATCTCCAGCTGGAAAGGTGCTCATCACGGCTCACCAGGAGTTGGAACACCTCACGCTCACTCGGGAGGTTCTGCAGTACAAGATGGGACTTGAGCTCGAATACAGCAAGCTCATATACAACGGATTGTGGTTCTCGCCACTCAAGACGGCGTTTGACGCGTTTATCAACGCAACGCAAACACACGTGAGCGGTGAAGTTCGCGTCAAACTCTATAAAGGGCAGGCGCAGGTGACGGGACGCCAGTCTCCATACTCGCTGTATCGACACGATCTCGCCACCTACACGACAGGCGACACATTCGACCATATGGCAGCGGTTGGATTCATTTCACTGTGGGGTCTCCCCACATCTGTGCATGCGCTTTTGCACGCGAAACCATCCGATGGCTCGGAATTGAACCAATCGACCGTATCTGTTGTGGCCGCGAATACACAGGAAGGATCGGCGGCAGTATGA
- a CDS encoding N-acetyltransferase, which produces MEVRKASSSDVESMQKLIQQFADIGLMLPRTIKSLCEHLQCFTVAVENDKVIGVAGLHVLWKDLAEIRSLAVDPDLHGRGVGRKIVEQLLQEAEKLGIAQVLSLTYQTQFFEKLDFHVVRKESLPHKVWKDCIYCNKFYHCDEVAMVYYTHHYDGFQAAKEA; this is translated from the coding sequence ATGGAGGTCCGTAAGGCATCCTCTTCAGATGTCGAAAGTATGCAAAAACTCATTCAGCAGTTTGCCGATATAGGCTTGATGCTCCCCCGGACAATCAAGTCCCTATGTGAACATTTGCAATGTTTCACAGTAGCAGTGGAGAACGACAAGGTGATTGGTGTTGCCGGGTTGCATGTTCTCTGGAAAGACCTCGCGGAAATAAGGTCACTCGCGGTAGACCCGGACCTACATGGTCGAGGGGTGGGCCGAAAAATTGTCGAGCAACTGCTACAGGAAGCGGAGAAGTTAGGAATTGCACAGGTCCTCTCGTTGACTTACCAAACACAGTTCTTTGAAAAATTAGATTTCCATGTTGTCCGTAAGGAAAGTTTACCTCACAAGGTTTGGAAGGACTGCATTTACTGCAATAAGTTTTACCACTGCGACGAGGTAGCTATGGTATATTATACACATCATTACGATGGTTTCCAAGCGGCAAAAGAGGCCTGA
- a CDS encoding acetylglutamate kinase, producing the protein MRIVMKIGGALDGAGERQLRLALATCRSLQHEVIVVHGGGPEISRRLAQAGIELPFVDGLRLTTTEAMPIVEAALRTCNERLAGQLACDGVRFLPMIDDTVVGARDTGHLQTGDVSHVHSNPLLNAWTEGLIPLLPPYGRDGEGRLFNLNADTVAAHVARALCADKLIFCTNVSGVFADFAAGEQLFDVTVEKLKDHVSSGSFSAGMIPKVTAMLYAAAHGIRETWVVDGSDGQSLDYAIRRAALDADTTRSCYGTCLIANPTYTEVHE; encoded by the coding sequence GTGCGTATCGTCATGAAGATCGGGGGAGCGCTCGACGGAGCAGGGGAACGGCAGTTGCGTCTCGCTCTTGCGACTTGTCGCAGTCTCCAACACGAAGTGATCGTCGTTCACGGTGGAGGCCCTGAAATTTCACGTCGACTAGCTCAAGCAGGCATCGAGCTCCCTTTTGTTGATGGGTTGCGCCTAACCACGACTGAGGCAATGCCAATTGTTGAGGCGGCACTGCGCACCTGCAACGAACGTCTGGCGGGTCAACTGGCGTGTGACGGTGTTCGATTTCTACCCATGATAGACGACACCGTGGTAGGGGCGAGAGACACTGGTCATTTGCAAACGGGAGATGTTTCACATGTTCACTCGAATCCGCTGTTAAACGCCTGGACAGAAGGTTTGATTCCGTTACTTCCGCCCTACGGTCGCGACGGTGAAGGACGTCTATTCAATCTCAATGCTGACACCGTTGCAGCCCACGTGGCTCGTGCGCTGTGTGCGGACAAATTGATCTTTTGTACCAACGTCAGCGGCGTCTTCGCGGATTTTGCAGCAGGTGAGCAATTATTTGACGTGACCGTGGAGAAGTTGAAGGATCATGTGTCCAGCGGATCGTTTTCGGCAGGCATGATTCCAAAGGTGACAGCCATGCTGTACGCGGCAGCGCATGGTATCCGGGAGACGTGGGTGGTCGACGGAAGCGACGGGCAAAGTCTGGATTATGCCATTCGCCGAGCCGCCCTGGATGCAGATACGACAAGGTCCTGCTATGGAACCTGTCTCATTGCAAATCCAACATACACGGAGGTGCACGAATGA
- a CDS encoding aspartate aminotransferase family protein, protein MITTLETNTLFHNYGTRELAMVRGEGPYLFDTEGKRYLDFTAGIAVCSLGHAHPGAVAVLKQQAETLWHTSNLFLVPGQVELASKLAILSKLPDAKAMFVNTGTEANEAALKLARRYQLLYGGSPTRTKILSLPGAFHGRTMGALSMTPKPAYHEGFQPLVPDCISPETFDAVLEAIDEDVAACIVEIVQGEAGVHPVDTSFLQELAARLRQCGALLIVDEVQTGVGRTGSFYGYEQVGIQPDIVTMAKGLGNGFPVGAVVAKGAVAQAFTPGAHGSTFGGNPLAMAVGNYVVDTVSQPEFLAHVQTMGRHLQKILESFANNVTGRGLMWGFDVPDAGLFLERAANHGLLVTKCGPKRIRVVPPLIITEEHIDEFANTINLIK, encoded by the coding sequence ATGATCACGACACTTGAGACGAACACCTTGTTTCACAACTATGGAACACGTGAATTGGCCATGGTGCGAGGCGAGGGACCCTACCTCTTCGATACCGAGGGCAAGCGGTACTTAGATTTCACGGCAGGAATTGCGGTTTGCAGTCTGGGTCACGCGCACCCAGGTGCCGTTGCTGTTTTGAAGCAACAGGCAGAAACGCTTTGGCACACCTCTAACTTGTTTCTCGTACCAGGACAGGTCGAACTGGCCAGTAAACTCGCGATACTATCCAAGCTCCCTGATGCCAAGGCGATGTTTGTCAATACGGGTACTGAAGCCAATGAGGCTGCATTAAAACTGGCGCGGCGATATCAATTGTTATATGGGGGATCGCCGACACGCACGAAAATATTGTCTTTGCCCGGTGCATTTCATGGCCGAACGATGGGTGCGTTATCGATGACGCCAAAACCCGCCTATCACGAAGGGTTTCAACCTCTGGTTCCGGACTGTATATCACCGGAAACGTTCGATGCTGTACTCGAGGCCATTGATGAGGATGTGGCGGCTTGTATCGTCGAGATCGTTCAAGGAGAAGCCGGTGTTCATCCCGTGGATACGTCATTTTTACAGGAACTAGCCGCCCGCTTACGGCAATGTGGCGCGCTCTTAATTGTGGATGAAGTGCAAACAGGCGTTGGACGGACCGGAAGCTTCTATGGCTATGAGCAAGTTGGTATACAACCTGACATCGTGACGATGGCAAAGGGCTTGGGGAACGGATTTCCAGTCGGTGCGGTGGTTGCGAAGGGTGCGGTGGCGCAGGCATTTACCCCAGGTGCACATGGATCGACGTTTGGTGGCAACCCGCTGGCTATGGCCGTGGGCAATTATGTTGTCGACACGGTTTCGCAGCCGGAATTCTTAGCTCATGTTCAAACCATGGGCAGGCACTTGCAAAAGATTCTTGAGAGCTTCGCCAACAACGTGACAGGACGTGGCTTGATGTGGGGGTTTGACGTTCCGGATGCAGGTCTTTTCTTGGAGCGAGCTGCCAACCATGGGTTGCTCGTAACGAAGTGTGGGCCCAAGCGGATTCGCGTGGTGCCGCCGCTGATTATTACAGAGGAACACATTGATGAATTTGCGAATACGATAAACTTAATAAAGTGA
- a CDS encoding glutamate synthase-related protein has translation MDLHALSADINREHDACGIYSQIEKSGQPSNHPIQNGLDALKSMRHRAGYVAGEGDGCGLLLDIPRELWKYRLNSAGKDGDLVYRDDFFVGHFMLDEDRVEHLAESVTAVLTSLGLEVELVRVDGANKAALGPMAQSVSPVFYQVAGVAGTVDDERLSNAFAAIDELAGAHVASLSHHSVVYKVIGNDETLYRYYDDLRHPLCTSTFVLAHTRYSTNTTTSFPRVQPFSSLGHNGEINTILRFFTEASMIGIPVRAEFSDSQMVDQAVLHFVSNRKWTLFETAELLFPPIVHEIKQMPKELSDLYMYYRSLWGPFAQGPAGVMMRHGNAAVYSVDAVGLRPMWLVETDTAYCFSSEQGIIPQSTWVAEPKSLSPGEKIGVTWTFEGAKLYQYHELQQEVLRSARGRFQFGGEHRNLHFTGPYGQKSEVIHPERDEKPLEVRALAFGFRDDDVRLIEQQVQTGAEPIKSLGFDSPLAALSDEPTLLSDFLHETVAVVTNPAIDREREIEHFSTRAVLGRRPSFDGLYHQAPRIEVHAPILLEELPKSYSIEFQAIQNLAHRYGTMCYEDALALLHTSPHGTVEILIHREEGESISAALQRFGREALEAVQAGANAIVLDDRLQFKRGQHIDPFIVTAAIHKALLRPAGKHKGEYLRRRSSLILRSGGLRNLHDIMVALGLGADAVVPYLMWETAASKGDMQAIENLYKALSKGMEKVISTLGIHEVRGYERLFGAIGLSDEVSQMLAIPSFCGSEQAGLTFEKMEEQSALRHTWYSAPDKKSVRVNKLFQLYPRIWKSAGSVAQGDVPYDEFVSKLNAFEQDNPLSLRHVLDISRDEIPAEGPVDTSVDVHSYPFVISSMSFGSQNEVAYRAYAEAAYRLNIVGLNGEGGEIKDLLTKYPRNRGRQIASGRFGVNADLCNGAYVLEIKIGQGAKPGEGGHLPGSKVTVQVANARNATPGVDLISPSNNHDIYSIEDLAQVIYELKEVSPYAKVSVKVPVVPNVGTIAVGIAKAGADVVALSGFDGGTGAARAHAIRHVGLPMEIGVKLAHEALCEAGLRDVVEIWADGGLKSGTDAMKAILLGANRVGFGTMAMVAIGCTSCRACHKDTCHVGIATQMHGMEEAAAKGLKAFAPREFDTAVDQLVTFFKSIGQHIAELTAQLGANRTQDLVGRSDLLVQLKDDARVDTSWLRSVNETFVGRGTHVKSRSFDEAYGDVLQEVVTYPVATGTDGVVLHNSTAAAHPTSIHTVPRALGIRDSGENVRSGRNGETRHVFHDGVAGAGFAAYHTVGMTSVALGGAQDGVGKAAFGGKILVLKRRCADGVWRGGSVGKGLAYGAAHGLFIIQGNADARAGIRLSGADMVIGGELAEPVQDGLSSIGSRANVKGFAFEYMTGGRVVVMGDPGPWICSGMTGGRVYLRFQPELGLDEDALRRRIAKGAKVALRYLDQAGEKDVIELLTTYQRELRKHGQPEAAKRLQVFIDHPTVHFMMIEPGNEITDQDIATE, from the coding sequence TTGGACCTACATGCCTTGTCAGCCGACATCAACCGCGAACACGATGCGTGCGGCATCTATTCGCAGATAGAGAAATCTGGGCAACCTTCAAACCATCCAATTCAGAACGGGTTGGACGCGTTGAAATCGATGCGCCACAGAGCCGGCTACGTAGCCGGAGAAGGCGATGGATGCGGCCTGTTGTTAGATATTCCTCGCGAATTATGGAAGTACAGACTAAATTCCGCGGGCAAAGACGGAGATCTTGTGTATCGGGATGACTTCTTCGTTGGCCATTTCATGCTCGACGAAGATCGGGTGGAACATCTCGCTGAAAGCGTCACGGCAGTCTTGACCTCTCTGGGATTGGAGGTTGAGCTCGTACGTGTGGACGGTGCGAACAAAGCGGCACTCGGACCCATGGCTCAGTCGGTATCTCCTGTCTTTTACCAAGTTGCAGGTGTTGCAGGCACAGTTGACGACGAACGTCTGTCGAACGCGTTTGCTGCCATCGATGAGCTGGCAGGTGCGCATGTTGCGTCGCTCTCGCATCACAGCGTCGTGTACAAGGTGATTGGCAATGATGAAACATTGTATCGCTATTATGACGACCTTCGTCACCCTCTGTGCACTTCGACGTTCGTGTTAGCACACACACGGTATTCGACAAATACGACAACTTCGTTTCCAAGAGTTCAACCGTTTTCCTCTCTGGGACACAACGGTGAAATTAATACGATTTTGCGCTTCTTTACAGAGGCTTCCATGATAGGTATTCCCGTTCGTGCAGAGTTTAGCGATTCACAGATGGTGGACCAAGCGGTGTTGCACTTTGTGTCGAATCGAAAGTGGACACTATTTGAAACGGCGGAACTCCTGTTTCCACCCATCGTCCATGAGATTAAGCAGATGCCGAAAGAGCTATCTGATTTGTACATGTACTATCGCTCACTCTGGGGTCCATTCGCCCAAGGTCCAGCAGGCGTGATGATGCGCCACGGCAACGCTGCGGTGTACAGCGTCGACGCTGTGGGACTTCGTCCGATGTGGCTAGTCGAAACGGATACGGCTTACTGCTTCAGTTCCGAGCAGGGAATTATTCCACAAAGCACGTGGGTAGCCGAACCCAAGTCCTTATCACCTGGTGAAAAAATTGGGGTTACGTGGACTTTCGAAGGGGCGAAGTTATACCAGTACCATGAACTGCAACAAGAAGTGCTCCGGTCGGCACGCGGACGGTTTCAATTCGGAGGGGAGCACCGGAATTTACACTTTACGGGTCCGTACGGGCAGAAGAGTGAAGTGATCCATCCGGAACGGGATGAGAAACCCTTAGAGGTTCGCGCTTTGGCTTTTGGTTTTCGCGACGACGACGTAAGACTCATTGAGCAACAAGTACAGACTGGGGCGGAACCGATCAAGTCTCTCGGTTTTGATAGTCCGTTAGCAGCACTCTCGGATGAGCCGACGCTCCTCTCTGATTTCTTGCACGAAACGGTTGCGGTTGTCACGAATCCGGCAATTGATCGCGAGCGCGAGATAGAACACTTCAGCACACGCGCGGTATTGGGGCGCAGACCTTCATTTGACGGCTTGTATCATCAGGCTCCTCGAATTGAGGTACACGCACCGATTCTGTTGGAAGAGTTGCCGAAATCGTACAGCATCGAGTTTCAGGCCATTCAAAACCTTGCACACCGCTATGGGACGATGTGCTATGAAGATGCATTGGCATTGCTGCACACGAGTCCCCATGGAACAGTTGAAATTCTTATCCATCGGGAGGAAGGCGAGTCCATCTCCGCTGCCCTCCAGCGCTTTGGACGAGAGGCGTTAGAGGCCGTCCAGGCGGGGGCGAATGCAATTGTGCTGGATGACCGACTCCAGTTCAAACGCGGTCAGCATATCGATCCGTTTATCGTCACAGCCGCCATTCACAAAGCGCTATTGCGGCCTGCTGGCAAGCACAAAGGCGAATATTTGCGCAGGCGAAGCAGCCTCATCCTTCGGAGCGGCGGCCTCAGGAACTTGCACGATATCATGGTAGCACTCGGTCTCGGAGCGGATGCCGTCGTGCCATATCTCATGTGGGAAACGGCGGCTTCCAAAGGCGATATGCAGGCCATTGAAAATCTTTACAAGGCCCTGTCAAAAGGCATGGAGAAGGTTATTTCGACGCTTGGTATCCACGAGGTCAGAGGATATGAGCGCCTTTTCGGAGCCATTGGGCTATCGGACGAAGTAAGTCAAATGCTAGCCATACCATCATTTTGTGGTTCTGAACAAGCTGGGCTGACGTTCGAGAAGATGGAAGAACAATCGGCACTGCGGCATACCTGGTATTCGGCACCAGACAAAAAATCCGTTCGCGTCAACAAACTCTTCCAACTGTACCCACGTATTTGGAAATCCGCCGGATCCGTTGCACAGGGGGATGTTCCGTACGATGAGTTCGTGTCGAAGTTAAACGCCTTTGAGCAAGACAATCCGTTGAGTCTTCGTCACGTGTTGGACATCTCGCGTGACGAAATACCGGCTGAAGGACCCGTGGACACATCCGTGGATGTGCATTCTTATCCGTTCGTCATCAGCTCCATGTCATTTGGATCGCAAAATGAAGTTGCTTATCGTGCCTATGCCGAAGCTGCCTATCGCTTGAACATCGTCGGTCTCAACGGCGAAGGCGGAGAAATCAAGGATCTGTTGACGAAGTATCCACGAAACCGCGGTAGACAAATTGCTTCGGGCCGGTTTGGCGTCAATGCGGACTTGTGCAATGGTGCCTATGTTTTGGAGATCAAGATTGGGCAAGGCGCAAAGCCGGGTGAAGGCGGTCACTTGCCGGGTTCGAAAGTGACTGTACAAGTGGCCAATGCCAGAAATGCGACGCCTGGCGTGGACTTGATTTCGCCATCAAACAATCATGATATTTATTCTATTGAGGATTTGGCTCAAGTTATTTACGAGTTGAAAGAGGTCAGTCCGTACGCGAAGGTCTCTGTCAAAGTACCGGTCGTTCCGAACGTGGGGACAATTGCCGTCGGGATCGCCAAGGCCGGAGCAGATGTCGTTGCCCTGTCAGGTTTCGATGGTGGAACGGGTGCAGCTCGGGCCCACGCGATCCGACATGTTGGCCTACCCATGGAGATCGGTGTCAAGCTTGCCCATGAGGCGCTCTGCGAAGCTGGATTGCGAGACGTTGTGGAAATTTGGGCGGACGGTGGATTGAAGTCTGGAACGGACGCCATGAAAGCCATTCTTTTAGGTGCCAACCGCGTTGGTTTCGGGACAATGGCCATGGTTGCCATCGGATGTACTTCGTGTCGTGCATGCCACAAGGACACTTGTCACGTGGGCATTGCCACGCAGATGCACGGCATGGAGGAGGCGGCAGCAAAAGGGCTGAAGGCCTTTGCTCCGCGCGAGTTCGACACGGCCGTCGACCAGCTTGTCACATTCTTTAAATCTATTGGGCAGCACATTGCAGAGTTGACCGCGCAGTTGGGTGCAAACCGGACGCAGGACTTGGTCGGTCGGAGCGACTTACTCGTTCAACTGAAGGACGATGCGCGCGTTGACACATCCTGGTTGCGGTCGGTCAACGAGACGTTTGTAGGACGTGGAACGCATGTGAAGTCGAGATCGTTTGATGAGGCTTACGGCGATGTACTGCAAGAGGTCGTCACGTATCCTGTAGCAACTGGGACGGATGGCGTGGTGCTGCACAACTCAACGGCGGCAGCCCACCCCACGTCCATTCACACTGTTCCGCGTGCACTTGGCATCCGTGACAGTGGCGAAAACGTCCGCAGTGGACGAAATGGTGAGACACGTCACGTATTCCATGATGGGGTGGCCGGAGCAGGATTCGCTGCTTATCACACAGTAGGTATGACGAGTGTTGCGCTCGGTGGCGCACAGGACGGTGTAGGCAAAGCTGCGTTTGGCGGGAAAATCCTCGTTCTGAAGCGTCGATGTGCAGATGGTGTTTGGCGCGGTGGTTCTGTCGGCAAAGGCCTCGCATACGGAGCGGCCCACGGGTTGTTCATCATCCAAGGAAATGCTGATGCGCGTGCGGGTATTCGTTTGTCTGGTGCCGATATGGTCATCGGCGGGGAATTGGCAGAGCCGGTGCAAGATGGACTTTCGTCTATCGGCAGTCGAGCGAACGTCAAGGGCTTCGCATTCGAATACATGACAGGCGGTCGTGTGGTGGTCATGGGTGACCCTGGTCCGTGGATTTGCTCCGGTATGACCGGTGGACGCGTGTATCTGCGCTTCCAACCGGAGCTTGGACTCGATGAAGATGCTCTTCGCCGTAGGATTGCAAAAGGTGCCAAAGTGGCACTTCGGTACCTTGATCAAGCGGGTGAAAAAGACGTGATCGAGTTGTTGACGACGTATCAACGCGAACTTCGTAAACATGGTCAACCTGAGGCAGCAAAACGGTTGCAAGTGTTCATCGATCACCCAACGGTTCACTTTATGATGATTGAACCTGGAAACGAAATTACGGACCAAGATATCGCGACAGAATAA
- the argF gene encoding ornithine carbamoyltransferase, with translation MWETAGAVGRGTSSVVPLGSNYLSVRLQNALWEAHLTLCGRDFLHFSDVSSSEIANLIRLAQVLKEAQKTNFVHRLLAGKTIGLIFDKSSTRTRVSFEVGMLQLGGHALFLPGNHLQTGRGEPISDTAQVLSRYVDGVMIRTFSQSDVQTFADYASVPVINGLTDEFHPCQLMADALTILEHQGTLQGVTVAYVGDGNNLANSWLQIAPKLGMNIRIATPPGYAPLPEVVEESKFHAVHEKTQVLVTTDPARAVDGANVIYTDTWVSMGDEDEAEQRLASFDGYQVNAELCRLAKKDFIFMHCLPAHRGEEVSTEIIDGPQSVIFDQAENRLHAQKAILAALLADAGSFGEDM, from the coding sequence ATGTGGGAAACAGCTGGTGCGGTCGGGCGTGGTACGTCTTCTGTAGTGCCGCTGGGATCGAATTATCTGTCTGTGCGCCTCCAGAATGCGCTGTGGGAAGCGCATCTTACGCTCTGTGGAAGGGACTTTTTGCACTTTAGTGATGTTTCGAGCAGTGAGATTGCCAACTTGATTCGTTTGGCTCAAGTTCTCAAAGAAGCGCAGAAGACGAACTTCGTTCATCGTCTGCTTGCTGGAAAGACAATTGGCCTCATTTTTGATAAATCATCGACCAGAACGCGTGTGTCCTTCGAAGTGGGCATGTTGCAGTTGGGCGGGCACGCACTGTTCCTCCCGGGCAATCATTTGCAAACTGGGCGTGGTGAGCCGATTTCCGATACAGCGCAGGTCCTCTCAAGGTATGTCGACGGCGTCATGATTCGCACGTTCTCTCAGAGCGACGTTCAGACCTTTGCTGATTACGCGTCTGTACCTGTCATTAACGGATTGACTGATGAGTTTCATCCGTGCCAATTGATGGCCGATGCATTGACCATATTGGAGCATCAAGGAACGCTCCAGGGCGTTACCGTGGCGTACGTTGGAGATGGCAACAACTTGGCCAATTCATGGCTGCAAATCGCACCGAAACTTGGTATGAACATCCGGATTGCAACCCCGCCGGGATACGCTCCGCTACCGGAAGTCGTGGAAGAATCGAAATTTCACGCTGTTCACGAAAAAACACAAGTGCTTGTAACGACGGATCCGGCCCGTGCAGTGGACGGAGCAAATGTCATTTATACGGATACATGGGTCAGCATGGGGGATGAAGACGAGGCGGAACAGCGCCTCGCAAGTTTCGATGGGTATCAGGTGAATGCGGAACTTTGTCGTCTTGCTAAGAAAGATTTTATCTTCATGCATTGTCTTCCCGCTCACAGGGGAGAAGAAGTCTCCACGGAGATCATCGATGGACCACAATCGGTGATTTTCGATCAGGCCGAAAACCGCCTGCATGCACAAAAAGCGATCCTAGCAGCTCTACTCGCAGATGCTGGGTCATTCGGGGAGGATATGTGA